Proteins from one Gossypium raimondii isolate GPD5lz chromosome 8, ASM2569854v1, whole genome shotgun sequence genomic window:
- the LOC105792068 gene encoding zinc finger protein ZAT1, which yields MEKHKCKLCARTFSNGRALGGHMKGHLANHPLPPKTTHHQLSNRTDSASSSSSSSGDDEQEKSRETLLEDKSLVYGLRENPKKSFRFADPEFSFAGDSGSVVQDRESETESRNPTRRRSKRKPKVGTANATTATDEIKKPKLLTSFPSLIDSPAEPEPLSSVSDTSPEEDVAVCLMLLSRDVWKRNNVEQRSEKPMESSKKKMNGKHRCGKCKKAFGSYNTLEEHKRVCLSSAADSKRFECPFCYRVFGSGQALGGHKRSHLLASASSSNTAAKFTKFDNNFIDLNLPAPLEDDEFSVVSDA from the coding sequence ATGGAGAAGCACAAATGCAAACTCTGTGCTCGAACGTTCTCTAATGGCAGAGCTTTAGGAGGTCACATGAAAGGTCACTTAGCAAACCATCCACTGCCCCCTAAAACAACCCACCACCAACTCAGTAACCGCACCGACTCAGCTTCTTCCTCGTCCTCTTCATCTGGCGATGATGAGCAAGAGAAAAGCAGGGAAACACTACTCGAAGACAAATCTTTGGTTTATGGGTTAAGAGAGAATCCCAAGAAGAGTTTCAGGTTCGCAGATCCTGAATTCTCATTCGCCGGTGATTCCGGCTCCGTCGTCCAAGACAGAGAGAGCGAGACTGAGTCCAGGAACCCAACTCGGAGACGATCCAAGAGAAAACCCAAGGTGGGTACTGCTAATGCAACAACAGCAACTGAcgaaatcaagaaaccgaagcTGTTGACGAGTTTCCCCAGTTTGATCGACTCACCGGCGGAGCCTGAACCGTTGAGCTCAGTCTCCGATACCTCGCCTGAAGAGGATGTGGCGGTGTGCCTTATGTTGCTGTCGAGAGATGTTTGGAAAAGGAACAATGTGGAACAAAGATCAGAAAAACCAATGGAGTCAAgcaagaagaagatgaatggGAAACATCGATGTGGGAAATGTAAGAAAGCATTTGGATCTTATAACACGTTGGAAGAACATAAAAGGGTTTGCCTTTCATCAGCTGCTGACAGCAAGAGATTTGAGTGTCCATTTTGTTACAGAGTGTTCGGGTCAGGACAAGCACTCGGAGGTCACAAGAGATCTCATTTACTTGCTTCAGCTTCTTCATCCAACACTGCTgcaaaatttactaaattcgACAACAATTTCATAGATCTAAACTTGCCAGCTCCCTTGGAAGATGATGAGTTTAGTGTGGTATCCGATGCATAA
- the LOC105792066 gene encoding WAT1-related protein At5g47470 has product MVVYKKREAVEEVAIYGGLIGVQFVYAGNSILLGYLMSLGLSPFTIVIFFTFATFIIVSPFALYFERSNWPKQLTLKLTIQLLLISFGGVTLFQSLFLKGINLTSPAVATAMPNLAPGLIFIIAWACRLEKVDLSCLYSKVKIGGTLLCVLGALTMSLMHSSVSPESARMFAAPTSFVFNKDKIIGCMYLMAAVLVLSSNVVLQATTLGDFPAPMSLCAITSLIGVIITALVQLVENHVFQWSWPLVDVRELLGFSLLGGAVGGACLSFNGWAMKKRGPVLVSMFSPIGTVITVLLSFITLGETISMGSLAGMLLMFSGLYIVLWAKEKEEDCSDGEGSESEFESEKLLLS; this is encoded by the exons ATGGTGGTATACAAAAAGAGAGAGGCGGTTGAAGAAGTGGCAATATATGGAGGATTGATAGGGGTGCAATTTGTTTATGCAGGCAACTCAATTTTACTTGGTTATCTTATGTCCCTTGGCCTTAGCCCTTTCACCATTgttattttcttcacttttgcCACCTTCATTATTGTCTCTCCTTTTGCTCTTTATTTCGAGAG gAGCAATTGGCCTAAGCAATTAACCCTGAAATTAACAATTCAGCTGCTTTTGATCTCCTTTGGAGG CGTAACTCTCTTCCAATCCCTATTCCTCAAAGGAATTAATCTAACTTCACCAGCAGTGGCAACAGCCATGCCAAATCTTGCTCCAGGGCTTATCTTTATAATTGCATGGGCTTGCAG GTTAGAAAAAGTTGATTTAAGTTGCCTATACAGTAAAGTAAAGATCGGTGGTACATTGTTGTGTGTCTTAGGTGCCCTTACAATGAGCCTAATGCATAGCTCTGTATCACCGGAAAGCGCAAGAATGTTCGCTGCCCCGACCAGTTTCGTTTTCAATAAAGATAAGATCATCGGTTGCATGTACCTCATGGCTGCGGTCCTAGTTTTGTCGAGCAATGTGGTATTGCAG GCGACAACTTTGGGCGACTTCCCTGCTCCGATGTCCTTGTGCGCGATAACATCCTTGATCGGAGTGATTATAACGGCACTGGTTCAGTTGGTCGAAAATCATGTTTTCCAATGGAGTTGGCCCCTTGTTGATGTTAGGGAGCTACTTGGCTTTTCTCTGCTG GGAGGTGCTGTGGGTGGAGCATGTCTAAGCTTCAATGGATGGGCAATGAAGAAGAGGGGACCGGTTCTAGTCTCAATGTTTAGCCCCATTGGAACAGTGATCACAGTCCTCCTCTCTTTTATTACTTTAGGGGAGACCATTTCAATGGGAAG CCTTGCCGGAATGTTACTCATGTTCAGCGGTCTCTACATCGTCTTATGGgctaaagaaaaagaagaagattgcTCCGATGGGGAGGGCTCGGAAAGTGAGTTCGAGTCGGAGAAGCTTCTATTAAGTTAA